One segment of Phaeacidiphilus oryzae TH49 DNA contains the following:
- the aroA gene encoding 3-phosphoshikimate 1-carboxyvinyltransferase, whose translation MHLLVKGIQHPLTGEVLVPNSKYHAHRALILASLADGTSRITGLSDARHVQYTVQLLRGLGVDISTDGDTFVVRGLGGGYRPRRAAVSAGSSGTTLYFMIGLASLSDRPVAVTGQKYFRRRPVGPLLDALRQMGVELESADDCPPVQVRPRRPTGGHVTIAGTLSQWISGLILLAPFATGPTVIEVEGELNERTYLELTVSMMRQFGLRISVSEDWRRFEVQPGQQARATDLALPPDIGSAAFGVAAAAIHPSNVLLRGMRRLSGGPADHPEVHFLDIARAMGVPMELERNPADPDGEPLGIRIAHDGVDLKGVTVDCTDVPDMLPILSTMATFAHGETVFEHVAHTRLKESDRAAAMLQLNAMGGDLELTGDALRVRGVGSLVGTRLSSFNDHRVLMSLAVAASRARGHSTLTYPNAYRISYPTFLDAMNSLSIPMSVENNRARSGASRRPDKEIDKPDQAARITLPEWLARRAAARPDDTAVVDVRPDRDEVLTWRGLAEEVDRIASLLLALGVRPGDRVAYQLPNRAEFVALSLAALRVGAVCTPIIPFFREREVGFVLRRSRARVLVVADRYRARRPAEELAELVAAGGADTAALDHVLVLSEDGGPAELPAVRETASGRPSWQDWQAALAAVEVDRAALDAVRPTPDAIAQLLFTSGTTGEPKGVRQPSENLVRAVSMEIRHLGLGAQDAIWVPSPLAHQTGFLYGMVLALVLGVPQIVQGEWNAKRALQSLNDHGGTFVQAATPFLSDLVKAVEDTNGVDKPRHLRIFVATGAAVPRGLAERATRVLGATVLGAFGTTETCLAALAAPGDEPAQRWGTDGRALEGVRLRITDDQGRVLPPGEEGNFELLSPTVFEGYLDRPDLTGEALTEDGWYRTGDLATIDSSGFLRITGRVKDVINRGGEKIPVSEIEQLLHDHPAVDEAAVVAMPDPRLGERACAFVVLRPDARLSFGAMREYLDANQVAKQYWPERLETIERLPRNPIGKVQKFALRELAKDLRPQDAS comes from the coding sequence ATGCATCTTCTCGTCAAAGGCATCCAGCACCCGCTGACCGGCGAGGTCCTCGTCCCCAACTCCAAGTACCACGCCCACCGCGCGCTGATCCTGGCCTCGCTGGCCGACGGCACCAGCCGGATCACCGGCCTCTCCGACGCGCGGCATGTGCAGTACACCGTGCAGCTGCTGCGCGGGCTCGGTGTGGACATCAGTACTGACGGCGACACCTTCGTGGTACGCGGTCTGGGTGGTGGTTACCGGCCCCGGCGCGCCGCCGTGTCCGCGGGCTCGTCCGGCACCACCCTCTACTTCATGATCGGTCTGGCCTCGCTCTCCGACCGTCCGGTCGCCGTGACGGGGCAGAAGTACTTCCGGCGGCGGCCGGTCGGCCCGCTGCTCGACGCCCTGCGCCAGATGGGCGTCGAGCTGGAGTCGGCCGACGACTGCCCGCCGGTCCAGGTCCGGCCGAGGCGTCCGACGGGTGGTCATGTCACCATCGCCGGAACGCTTTCGCAGTGGATCTCCGGTCTGATCCTCCTCGCCCCGTTCGCCACCGGGCCGACCGTGATCGAGGTGGAGGGCGAGCTCAACGAGCGCACCTACCTTGAGCTCACAGTGTCGATGATGCGTCAGTTCGGGCTGCGGATAAGCGTGTCGGAGGACTGGCGGCGGTTCGAGGTGCAGCCCGGCCAGCAGGCCCGGGCCACCGATCTGGCGCTGCCGCCGGACATCGGCTCGGCCGCCTTCGGCGTCGCCGCCGCGGCCATCCACCCGTCGAACGTGCTGCTGCGCGGGATGCGGCGGCTGAGCGGCGGTCCCGCGGACCACCCCGAGGTGCACTTCCTGGACATCGCGCGGGCCATGGGCGTGCCGATGGAGCTGGAGCGGAACCCCGCGGACCCGGACGGCGAGCCGCTCGGGATCCGGATCGCCCACGACGGTGTGGACCTCAAGGGCGTCACGGTGGACTGCACCGACGTCCCGGACATGCTGCCGATCCTGTCCACGATGGCGACCTTCGCCCACGGCGAGACGGTCTTCGAGCATGTGGCGCACACCCGGCTCAAGGAATCCGACAGGGCGGCGGCGATGTTGCAGCTCAACGCCATGGGCGGCGATCTGGAGCTGACCGGGGACGCACTGCGGGTGCGCGGGGTCGGTTCGCTGGTGGGCACCCGGCTCTCCTCGTTCAACGACCACCGGGTGCTGATGTCGCTGGCAGTGGCGGCGTCGCGGGCACGCGGGCACTCCACCCTGACCTATCCGAACGCCTACCGGATCTCGTATCCGACCTTCCTGGACGCGATGAACAGCCTCAGCATCCCGATGTCGGTGGAGAACAACCGCGCCAGGTCCGGCGCCTCCCGCCGCCCGGACAAGGAGATCGACAAGCCGGACCAGGCGGCCCGGATCACCCTGCCCGAGTGGCTGGCCCGGCGGGCCGCCGCGCGTCCCGACGACACCGCCGTGGTGGACGTCCGGCCGGACCGGGACGAGGTGCTGACCTGGCGCGGGCTGGCCGAGGAGGTCGACCGGATCGCCTCGCTGCTGCTGGCCCTCGGCGTCAGGCCGGGCGACCGGGTCGCCTACCAGCTGCCCAACCGGGCCGAGTTCGTGGCGCTGTCGCTGGCCGCGCTGCGGGTCGGCGCGGTGTGCACGCCGATCATCCCGTTCTTCCGGGAGCGCGAGGTCGGCTTCGTGCTGCGGCGCTCGCGGGCCAGGGTGCTGGTGGTGGCGGACCGCTACCGCGCGCGCCGGCCCGCGGAGGAGCTGGCCGAGTTGGTCGCGGCCGGCGGGGCGGACACCGCCGCGCTGGACCATGTGCTGGTGCTCTCCGAGGACGGCGGCCCGGCCGAGCTGCCCGCCGTGCGCGAGACCGCCTCCGGCCGGCCGAGCTGGCAGGACTGGCAGGCCGCGCTGGCGGCCGTCGAGGTGGACCGGGCCGCGCTGGACGCGGTGCGGCCGACCCCGGACGCCATCGCCCAGCTGCTCTTCACCTCCGGGACGACCGGCGAGCCGAAGGGCGTGCGGCAGCCGTCGGAGAACCTGGTGCGGGCGGTCTCGATGGAGATCCGGCACCTCGGGCTCGGCGCGCAGGACGCGATCTGGGTGCCCTCGCCGCTGGCCCACCAGACCGGCTTCCTCTACGGGATGGTGCTGGCCCTGGTACTCGGGGTGCCGCAGATCGTGCAGGGCGAGTGGAACGCCAAGCGGGCACTGCAGTCGCTCAACGACCACGGCGGAACCTTTGTGCAGGCCGCCACCCCGTTCCTGTCCGACCTGGTGAAGGCCGTGGAGGACACCAATGGCGTGGACAAGCCGCGCCACCTGCGGATCTTCGTGGCCACCGGTGCCGCCGTACCGCGCGGGCTGGCCGAGCGGGCCACCCGGGTGCTGGGGGCGACCGTGCTCGGCGCCTTCGGCACCACCGAGACCTGCCTGGCCGCGCTGGCCGCGCCGGGCGACGAGCCGGCCCAGCGCTGGGGCACCGACGGGCGGGCGCTGGAGGGCGTCCGGCTGCGGATCACGGACGACCAGGGGCGGGTCCTCCCGCCCGGCGAGGAGGGCAACTTCGAACTGCTCTCCCCCACCGTCTTCGAGGGCTACCTGGACCGGCCGGACCTCACCGGCGAGGCCTTGACCGAGGACGGCTGGTACCGCACGGGGGACCTGGCGACCATCGACTCCTCCGGGTTCCTGCGGATCACCGGGCGGGTCAAGGACGTCATCAACCGCGGCGGCGAGAAGATCCCGGTCTCCGAGATCGAGCAGCTGCTCCACGACCACCCGGCGGTGGACGAGGCGGCCGTGGTCGCCATGCCGGACCCCCGGCTGGGCGAGCGGGCCTGCGCCTTCGTCGTCCTGCGGCCCGACGCCCGGCTCTCCTTCGGCGCCATGCGGGAGTACCTGGACGCCAACCAGGTGGCCAAGCAGTACTGGCCGGAGCGGCTGGAGACGATCGAGCGGCTGCCGCGGAACCCGATCGGGAAGGTGCAGAAGTTCGCTCTGCGGGAGCTGGCGAAGGATCTGCGACCGCAGGACGCCTCCTGA
- a CDS encoding GDSL-type esterase/lipase family protein, translating to MTSPSAPGLVGGGSGLGVSVPGLAGGGSGSVASAPAMANGGPGQAVSAPGRTGGGPGSAVPVLAHGDGGSGSAESVPGLASGGSGSAVSAPAQRGGGPGPAVSAPALVGGGSGAGVSAPGLVGGGSGAAVSAPAQGGGGSGAAASAAVMAKTGPGSAVSVPAQGGAEFGPAAARGSGVRGAGPRGGGAGPGRSAAGACGLAEVAPGGYAESVLRSGALLVPAPRFVALGDSVTEGLGDPAPGGRGWRGWAALLAESLGAGDYRNLALAGAVSRDLVERQLPSAAAFRPHLAALVIGGNDTLRAGFDIHLLAVRLDRALGELTALGAVPLTACLPDPGRLLRLPPDLACPLARRMEALNTVVHALSERYGAVHTHAACRAAAVDDPALWSVDRLHPSERGHRMLARAFHAELAARGLAPGFPPAAEPTGAAPGRSARAWWMATRGSRWVLARSTDLLPDLLRLAARERAHRRRGATAGLDAWARARTAAALAALHPLPATADGPAA from the coding sequence GTGACCTCGCCCTCCGCGCCCGGGCTCGTCGGCGGTGGCTCGGGTCTGGGGGTGTCCGTGCCCGGGCTGGCCGGCGGTGGCTCGGGTTCGGTGGCGTCCGCGCCCGCGATGGCCAATGGTGGCCCCGGCCAGGCGGTGTCCGCGCCCGGGCGGACCGGCGGTGGCCCGGGCTCGGCGGTGCCGGTGCTCGCGCACGGCGACGGTGGCTCGGGTTCGGCGGAGTCCGTGCCCGGGCTGGCCAGCGGCGGCTCGGGTTCAGCGGTGTCCGCGCCTGCGCAGCGCGGCGGTGGCCCCGGCCCGGCGGTGTCCGCGCCTGCGCTGGTCGGCGGTGGCTCGGGTGCGGGGGTGTCCGCGCCCGGGCTGGTCGGCGGTGGCTCGGGTGCGGCGGTGTCCGCCCCCGCGCAGGGCGGCGGTGGCTCGGGTGCGGCGGCGTCAGCGGCCGTGATGGCCAAAACTGGTCCTGGCTCGGCGGTGTCCGTGCCCGCGCAGGGCGGCGCCGAGTTCGGCCCGGCGGCGGCCCGTGGCTCAGGCGTCCGGGGCGCGGGCCCCCGCGGGGGCGGGGCCGGCCCCGGACGCTCGGCCGCCGGGGCGTGCGGGCTCGCGGAGGTCGCGCCTGGCGGGTACGCCGAGAGCGTCCTCCGATCCGGGGCGCTCCTCGTACCCGCTCCCCGCTTCGTCGCGCTGGGGGACTCCGTGACCGAGGGGCTCGGGGATCCGGCCCCGGGCGGCCGCGGCTGGCGCGGGTGGGCGGCGCTGCTCGCGGAGAGCCTGGGCGCGGGCGACTACCGCAACCTCGCCCTCGCCGGTGCGGTCTCCCGGGACCTGGTGGAGCGTCAGCTCCCCTCCGCCGCCGCGTTCCGCCCCCACCTCGCCGCCCTCGTCATCGGCGGCAACGACACCCTCCGGGCCGGGTTCGACATCCACCTGCTCGCCGTCCGCCTGGACCGGGCCCTCGGCGAGCTCACCGCCCTCGGCGCCGTCCCGCTCACCGCCTGCCTGCCGGACCCCGGCCGCCTGCTGCGGCTGCCGCCGGACCTCGCCTGTCCGCTCGCCCGCCGCATGGAGGCGCTCAACACCGTGGTGCACGCCCTCTCCGAGCGCTATGGCGCCGTCCACACCCACGCCGCCTGCCGCGCCGCCGCCGTCGACGACCCCGCGCTGTGGTCGGTCGACCGCCTCCACCCCTCCGAACGCGGGCACCGTATGCTGGCCCGGGCCTTCCACGCCGAGCTCGCCGCCCGCGGACTCGCGCCCGGCTTCCCGCCCGCCGCCGAGCCCACCGGCGCGGCACCCGGCCGGTCCGCCCGGGCTTGGTGGATGGCCACCCGCGGCAGCAGATGGGTCCTGGCCAGGTCCACCGACCTGCTCCCTGACCTCCTCCGGCTGGCCGCCCGCGAGCGCGCCCACCGCAGGCGCGGAGCGACGGCCGGCCTGGACGCCTGGGCGCGGGCCCGCACCGCCGCCGCCCTCGCCGCGCTCCACCCGCTGCCCGCCACGGCGGACGGCCCGGCGGCCTGA
- a CDS encoding oxidoreductase — MLDQVFRPGAIGALRLPHRVLMSAMHLNLEAAGDGGAALAAFYAERVRGGAGLIVTGGAAVAPEGAGGPGYAVLTDAGARPVLRAVVEAVHAAGGTVALQLFHAGRYRLGGPAVAPSAVYSRFTRDTATELTDHQIRAVIGDFARGAELARELGFDGVEVMGSEGYLINQFTAPATNRREDDWGGDPERRRRFPVEVLRAVRAAVGPDFPVLFRMSGADLVEDGTPAAEVAALAVALAGAGADALAVGVGWHESPVPTVQAVVPGGAWLRYAEAVKRALRGAGHGELPVVASNRFTRLSEVEEALSGGGVDFVALARPFLADPAIVAKTRAGRESSVELCIACNQACIDRSFGETPVSCLVNPRAGRELEFPSLEWRLPADRAGSLPPASGSPGGGRGTRGPVGGPSEPV; from the coding sequence ATGCTCGACCAGGTGTTCCGACCGGGCGCGATCGGCGCGCTGCGACTGCCGCATCGCGTGCTGATGAGCGCCATGCACCTCAATCTGGAGGCCGCAGGCGACGGCGGCGCGGCGCTCGCGGCCTTCTACGCCGAGCGGGTGCGCGGCGGCGCCGGGCTGATCGTCACCGGCGGGGCGGCGGTCGCCCCGGAGGGGGCGGGCGGACCGGGGTACGCGGTGCTCACCGACGCGGGGGCGCGGCCGGTGCTGCGCGCCGTGGTGGAGGCCGTCCACGCGGCCGGCGGAACGGTCGCCCTTCAGCTGTTCCACGCCGGGCGGTACCGGCTGGGCGGGCCCGCGGTGGCGCCGTCGGCGGTGTACTCGCGGTTCACCCGGGACACCGCCACTGAATTGACGGACCATCAGATCCGGGCCGTGATAGGCGACTTCGCGCGGGGCGCGGAGCTGGCCCGGGAGCTCGGCTTCGACGGCGTCGAGGTGATGGGCTCCGAGGGGTACCTGATCAACCAGTTCACCGCGCCGGCCACCAACCGGCGGGAGGACGACTGGGGCGGGGATCCCGAGCGGCGGCGGCGCTTCCCGGTGGAGGTGCTGCGCGCGGTCCGGGCGGCGGTGGGGCCGGACTTCCCGGTGCTGTTCCGGATGTCGGGGGCGGACCTGGTGGAGGACGGCACGCCGGCGGCGGAGGTCGCCGCGCTCGCGGTGGCGCTGGCCGGTGCGGGGGCGGACGCGCTGGCGGTGGGGGTCGGCTGGCACGAGTCGCCGGTGCCTACGGTGCAGGCGGTGGTGCCGGGGGGCGCCTGGCTGCGGTATGCCGAGGCGGTGAAGCGCGCGCTGCGCGGGGCGGGGCACGGGGAGCTGCCGGTCGTCGCCTCCAACCGCTTCACCCGCCTCTCCGAGGTGGAGGAGGCGCTGTCCGGCGGCGGGGTCGACTTCGTCGCGCTGGCCCGGCCGTTCCTCGCCGATCCGGCGATCGTCGCCAAGACGCGGGCGGGCCGGGAGTCCTCAGTGGAGCTGTGCATCGCCTGCAACCAGGCCTGCATCGACCGCTCCTTCGGCGAGACCCCGGTCTCCTGCCTGGTGAACCCGCGCGCGGGCCGGGAGTTGGAGTTCCCCTCCCTGGAGTGGCGGCTGCCGGCGGACCGCGCCGGCTCCCTCCCGCCGGCGAGCGGGAGCCCGGGAGGCGGTCGGGGAACCCGGGGGCCGGTCGGGGGACCCAGCGAGCCGGTCTAG
- a CDS encoding acyl-CoA dehydrogenase family protein produces the protein MIDPQEFARLRAEVEEWVRGPGEDWAERIEETGEVPEELWTELNDRGYLRMAAPVEYGGRGLGFVQWMELMDVFSRSHGSVRMIVHVVNGIWRAMDGHADEEQRKRFVIPAITGEIKVAFTLTEPGNGTGADITTSVEREGDTYYLSGRKHLITFGVRCDYWLLLARLEGSAGGEGTVALMVPRDAAGVTVEDTSNTMGVTGTDHARLTFDRTPVPVGNRLGREGEGLEVFLGGFLTPSRISVAMSCVGLAARAQELAVGYARERVTFGKALAQRQAIQFMLAENQADIEAARQLVLHAARRYEEGAADASLQSSMAKMHAVTMLTAVTDKALQVHGGLGYWKSEKIERVYRDARAQRFEEGTNEIQKTVVFRELLRAAGGLKGAGR, from the coding sequence GTGATCGACCCTCAGGAGTTCGCCCGGCTGCGCGCCGAGGTCGAGGAGTGGGTGCGCGGCCCCGGCGAGGACTGGGCCGAGCGCATCGAGGAGACCGGTGAGGTCCCCGAGGAGCTGTGGACCGAGCTGAACGACCGCGGCTATCTGCGGATGGCCGCCCCGGTCGAGTACGGCGGGCGCGGGCTCGGCTTCGTCCAGTGGATGGAGCTGATGGACGTCTTCTCCCGCTCGCACGGCTCGGTCCGCATGATCGTCCACGTGGTGAACGGGATCTGGCGGGCCATGGACGGCCACGCCGACGAGGAGCAGCGCAAGCGGTTCGTCATCCCGGCGATCACCGGCGAGATCAAGGTGGCCTTCACCCTGACCGAGCCGGGCAACGGCACCGGCGCGGACATCACCACCTCGGTCGAGCGGGAGGGCGACACCTACTACCTCTCCGGCCGCAAGCACCTGATCACCTTCGGGGTGCGCTGCGACTACTGGCTGCTGCTGGCCCGGCTCGAGGGCAGCGCCGGCGGCGAGGGCACGGTCGCGCTGATGGTGCCGCGGGACGCGGCCGGGGTGACCGTCGAGGACACCTCCAACACCATGGGCGTCACCGGCACCGACCACGCCCGGCTGACCTTCGACCGGACGCCGGTGCCGGTGGGCAACCGGCTCGGGAGGGAGGGCGAGGGTCTCGAGGTCTTCCTCGGCGGCTTCCTCACCCCGTCCCGGATCTCGGTGGCGATGAGCTGCGTCGGCCTGGCCGCCCGGGCGCAGGAGCTGGCGGTCGGCTACGCGCGGGAGCGGGTGACCTTCGGGAAGGCGCTGGCGCAGCGGCAGGCGATCCAGTTCATGCTGGCCGAGAACCAGGCCGACATCGAGGCCGCGCGGCAGCTGGTGCTCCACGCGGCCCGGCGGTACGAGGAGGGGGCGGCGGACGCCTCGCTGCAGTCCTCGATGGCCAAGATGCACGCGGTGACCATGCTGACCGCGGTGACCGACAAGGCGCTGCAGGTGCACGGCGGTCTCGGCTACTGGAAGTCCGAGAAGATCGAGCGGGTCTACCGGGACGCGCGCGCCCAGCGTTTCGAGGAGGGCACCAACGAGATCCAGAAGACGGTGGTCTTCCGTGAGCTGCTGCGGGCGGCCGGTGGCCTGAAGGGGGCGGGCAGGTGA
- a CDS encoding ATP synthase subunit B family protein, whose amino-acid sequence MARAPGLGLPAFGALPGARTAPGPAGDEGLARRLRALACTAPLHDLDTRKANLAGEYAVYGMAEIGLAAIDLVTLNMDFDAGADRDQILSRLLPRVAAQAPRRPAAEHERVARWVLESLINVGSVDRGFRAVYGTFGPEGEYVRRDYDFKLVEEVPGPDGGVYLRTTDEAVNVLVGALDTDVTSAQIAAEVKLEVLIRRGRLADAQLAAEQARYRTVQYAETLRRALDATRRNVRAVDWLNAVPDMIAEALDHVADRYRHETAILTNIRRARDEAEDAEHKRRAAELVDIVKDCIRRHTQLQTRLLEAGPLFRAEQDRQAFAAPAAHAGVDLYGQLLCSVLPLPLERAVLVTDAFFGRGTGFRTPGSVRLTDLVDGLLTPPVEREHLGAELPEPDLVATPDDSRFSEEQLEAALQLLDIPAEAPRRLSGLLAEARRQDPELPYLVALLSIHAASPPVGVAHRQGEPGVLFAVDDGTPLDDPDFGGADFILGTATLTPDPEAAR is encoded by the coding sequence GTGGCCCGGGCCCCGGGCCTGGGCCTGCCCGCCTTCGGCGCGCTCCCCGGCGCCCGCACCGCGCCGGGCCCGGCCGGCGACGAGGGCCTCGCCCGCCGCCTCCGCGCCCTCGCCTGCACCGCCCCGCTGCACGACCTGGACACCCGCAAGGCCAACCTGGCCGGCGAGTACGCGGTCTACGGCATGGCGGAGATCGGCCTGGCCGCGATCGACCTGGTCACCCTCAACATGGACTTCGACGCCGGCGCCGACCGGGACCAGATACTGTCCCGCCTGCTGCCCCGCGTCGCTGCCCAGGCCCCCCGGCGCCCGGCAGCGGAACACGAGCGGGTCGCCCGCTGGGTGCTGGAGTCGCTGATCAACGTCGGCAGCGTGGACCGCGGCTTCCGCGCCGTCTACGGCACCTTCGGCCCGGAGGGCGAGTACGTCCGCCGGGACTACGACTTCAAGCTGGTCGAGGAGGTCCCCGGCCCGGACGGCGGGGTCTACCTCCGCACCACGGACGAGGCGGTCAACGTCCTGGTCGGCGCCCTGGACACGGATGTGACCTCGGCTCAGATCGCCGCCGAGGTCAAGCTGGAGGTGCTGATCAGGCGCGGCCGGCTGGCCGACGCCCAACTCGCCGCCGAGCAGGCCAGATACCGCACCGTCCAGTACGCCGAGACGCTGCGCCGGGCCCTGGACGCCACCCGCCGCAACGTCCGCGCCGTGGACTGGCTGAACGCCGTCCCCGACATGATCGCCGAAGCGCTGGACCACGTCGCCGACCGCTACCGCCACGAGACCGCGATCCTCACCAACATCCGCCGCGCCCGCGACGAGGCCGAGGACGCCGAGCACAAGCGGCGGGCGGCCGAGCTGGTGGACATCGTCAAGGACTGCATCCGCCGGCACACCCAGCTGCAGACCCGCCTGCTGGAGGCCGGCCCGCTGTTCCGCGCCGAGCAGGACCGCCAGGCCTTCGCTGCCCCCGCCGCCCACGCCGGGGTGGACCTCTACGGCCAACTGCTCTGCTCCGTACTGCCCCTCCCGCTGGAGCGGGCGGTCCTGGTCACCGACGCCTTCTTCGGCCGCGGCACCGGCTTCCGCACGCCCGGTTCGGTCCGGCTCACCGATCTGGTCGACGGCCTGCTCACGCCGCCGGTCGAGCGCGAGCACCTCGGCGCCGAGCTCCCCGAACCCGACCTGGTGGCCACCCCGGACGACAGCCGCTTCTCCGAGGAGCAGCTGGAGGCGGCCCTCCAACTGCTGGACATCCCGGCCGAGGCCCCCCGCCGGCTCTCCGGCCTGCTCGCCGAGGCCCGCCGTCAGGACCCCGAACTCCCGTACCTGGTGGCCCTGTTGTCCATTCACGCGGCCAGCCCGCCGGTGGGCGTCGCGCATCGGCAGGGCGAGCCCGGTGTCCTCTTCGCCGTGGACGACGGCACCCCGCTGGACGACCCCGACTTCGGCGGCGCCGACTTCATCCTCGGCACCGCGACCCTCACCCCGGACCCGGAGGCCGCCCGATGA
- the chcA gene encoding 1-cyclohexenylcarbonyl-CoA reductase, with protein sequence MTGRQQQGGKVSLITGASRGIGRALALTLARDGGTVVVNYKKNAELAEKVVGEIEELGGRGFAVRADVETVEGVRSLFDAVAEKAGRLDAFVSNAAAAAFKNIVDVKPHHLDRSYAMNLRPFVLGAQEAVKLMDRGGRIVALSSYGSIRAYPTYAALGAMKAAIEAWVRYMAVEFAPYRINVNAVNGGLIDSDSLEFFYGVPGMPEMESVLEKIPAGRPGSVQEVADTVAFLLGEGAGYITGQTLVVDGGLSVVAPPYFADAGPELALPPRPRRDA encoded by the coding sequence GTGACGGGGCGTCAGCAGCAGGGCGGGAAGGTCTCGCTGATCACCGGTGCCTCCCGGGGCATCGGCCGGGCACTGGCGCTGACCCTGGCCCGGGACGGCGGCACGGTCGTCGTCAACTACAAGAAGAACGCCGAGCTGGCCGAGAAGGTGGTCGGCGAGATCGAGGAGCTCGGCGGGCGCGGCTTCGCCGTGCGGGCGGACGTGGAGACGGTGGAGGGCGTGCGGTCGCTCTTCGACGCCGTCGCGGAGAAGGCCGGGCGGCTGGACGCCTTCGTCTCCAACGCGGCGGCCGCGGCCTTCAAGAACATCGTCGACGTCAAGCCGCACCACCTGGACCGGTCCTACGCGATGAACCTGCGGCCGTTCGTGCTGGGCGCGCAGGAGGCCGTGAAGCTGATGGACCGCGGCGGGCGGATCGTCGCGCTGTCCTCCTACGGATCCATCCGGGCGTATCCGACGTATGCGGCGCTGGGCGCGATGAAGGCCGCGATCGAGGCCTGGGTGCGGTACATGGCGGTGGAGTTCGCGCCGTACCGGATCAACGTGAACGCGGTGAACGGCGGGCTGATCGACTCCGACTCGCTGGAGTTCTTCTACGGCGTGCCGGGGATGCCGGAGATGGAGTCCGTGCTGGAGAAGATCCCGGCGGGACGGCCGGGCAGCGTGCAGGAGGTCGCGGACACGGTGGCGTTCCTCCTCGGCGAGGGCGCCGGGTACATCACCGGGCAGACGCTGGTGGTGGACGGCGGGCTGAGCGTGGTCGCGCCGCCGTACTTCGCCGACGCCGGGCCGGAGCTGGCGCTGCCGCCGCGGCCGCGGCGGGACGCGTAG